Genomic DNA from Blattabacterium sp. (Blaberus giganteus):
TATTTAATAATGTTTATTTTTCTTATATAGATAATGAAATGGTATTGAATGGAATTTCTTTTGAAATTAACCCAGGGGAAAAAGTAGCAATAGTAGGATCAACAGGTTCTGGGAAATCTACAATCACTCATTTAATTTCTAGATTGTATGAAATAAAAAAAGGAAATATTCGGATTGATGGACATTTAATTCAAGATATTGAACTGAAAAATTTAAGATCTCATATAAGAGTGGTTACACAAGAAACTTTTTTGTTTAATGATTCGATTATTAATAATATTACTTTAGGAAATCCATCTATTAGTCTTGATCAAATAGAAAACATGGCAAAAAAAATAGGAATCCATAATTTTATTACATCTTTACCTAACGGGTATAAATTCATAGTAAAAGAAAGAGGAAATTTACTTTCTATTGGAGAAAAACAATTGATTTCTTTTTTAAGAGTTCAAATGCATCCTTATTCTGTACTTATATTAGACGAAGCAACTGCTTCATTAAACAATGAATTAGAAAAAATGATCTATCATGCCACAGATATTTTAACTAAACATAAAACTTCTATCATCATCACTCATCGTCTTTCTACATTAGAAAATGCGGATAAGATATTGGCTATTGATAAAGGATGTATTGTAGAAAAAGGAACTCATAAAGAATTGATTCAATTAAATGGATATTATTCCGGATTATATAAAGAATCTTTGAACAAAAAAAATTAACAATTCATCTTTTTTGCATAATAAGTCTTTTTTAATATTTCCTTTGCCCAATTTTTTACTTTATCTTTTTTTTTAATGTCTATTACAAAATTTTTGAGTATTGAATAATTTTTTTCAAAAGAAACAGGTTGGGATGGAATTTCATCTAATAATTTAAATATAACAAATGCTTCTTTTCCGTTTATAATTTCTTTGTAAGGATAAGTAATTTTTCCTTTTTTTAAAAGAATAAATGCTTTTTTCATATTTTTTGATAGTTGATTTTCATCAATCCAAATTTTATTCTGCACTATTACATTTACTATTTTATTTTGACTTAATAAATTAGGTATTTGATCTATATTTATTTTGTGACTGATAATACGTTTTCTAAAAAATTCTGCAAATGATTTTGTTTTGTATAATTCATATTTAGAATATTTAGGTTTGATTAAAATGTGTTTAAAATCAATATCATTTTTCCTTTTTTTTTCCATCTTTATAAGATGAAATCCTAAATCTGTTTCGAAAGGTTCAGACATTTCTCCTTCTTTTAAGGATAAAACTAAATGTGCAAATTTTTTTGATAGATCGTTGATTTTTATATCCTTTACAAAACCACCCTGTAATGCAGAAGCTTCATCTTCAGAATATAAAATAGCTTTGATATAAAAATCAGTATCAGAATGTATTTCTTTTTTGATTTTATTCAAAAAACCAATTATTTTTTTTTTGTTAGTTTGACTTAATTTAGGATAAAAAATTATATAAGAAATACATATTTTTTTTGGGTAGTAAGGAATTTTATTCTGTTTTTTTAACAAAAAATATTTTACTTCTTCTGGAGAAGTTTCCACCTCTTTTGTAATTTTATTGTAGTATTTTTCTATATACTGTTGATTTATAATTTTTTCAGTTATTTCTTTTAAAAAATTTTTATTTTCTAATTGTGTTAAAAATTCTTCTCGATTAACATATTTTTTTTTCATTTCTGATATAAACATTTGAGTTCTTAATTCTAACTCTCGATCATTGATTTGTATGCTTTTATCTTTTTTTGCATAATAAAGCATAAATCTTTGAATCAAAAAATCATTTATAATATCAGGATTGCACAACGATTTTTTATCATCAAGGTTCCCAATTTCAGAATCTAAAATGATATCATTTCCAATTATTACAGAAATACCACTAAGTTTTTCTAAACTAGAAGAATATAAAAAATCAACATATAAAAATGCAACAAAAAAACATTTTATAATTATAATAAAGTTTTTCATCACATACAAATATTCATATTTTTTTATTAAATAAAAAAATAAAAAAAAATTTTAAAAATTAATTTATGACTTTAAAAGTCAAAAATATATATAAAAAATATAAAAATAAATATGTAGTCGAAAATGTTTCACTTCAATTAAATAAAGGTGAAATAGTAGGATTAATAGGGCCTAATGGGGCAGGAAAAACAACTTCTTTTTACATGATTATAGGATTAATTAAACCAGATAGAGGAAAAATATTTCTTTTTAACCAGGATATTACATCAAATCCAATGTATCAACGTTCTAAAAAAGGAATAGGATATCTAGCTCAAGAACCATCTATATTTAGAAAATTATCTGTAAAAGATAATATTTTATGCATATTAGAAATGCAAAAAATACCGGATCAAAAAAGAAAAAAAATAGCAGAAAAACTTATTGAAGAATTAGGATTACAAAAAATCATAAATCATCGGGGAGATATTATTTCTGGGGGAGAACGAAGACGTACCGAAATTGCTAGATGTTTAGCTATAAATCCTAAATTTATTTTTTTAGATGAGCCTTTTTCTGGGATAGATCCAATAGCTATAGAAGATTTACAAAAAATAATTCTTTCTCTAAAGAAGAGAAATATAGGTCTATTAATTACAGATCATAATGTGCAAGAAATTTTTTCAATAACAGATCGTATTTATTTAATGTTTAATGGTAAAATTATTAAATATGGATCCACCGAAGAAATTATGCAAGATCCTGTTGTAAAAAAAATTTATTTAGGGAATCGAATCATAAATTTTAATAATTACAATAAAAAATGAATCATCGATTTTATGGTCCGGAAGTGGGATTATTTCTTAATGGAGAAACTCCTCCTTTCTTGGAAAAAAAATTTTCTTTTTATAAAAAGATTTTTGCAGTGGATGGAGCTTTTTATTATTTAAATAGATATGGTATTTCAGTAGATTATGTTATTGGAGATTTTGATTCTCTTTCTATTTCAAAAAAGGATGTTCCTTTAGAAACTCTTTTATTAAAAACTTATGATCAAAGATATACTGATTTTGATAAAGCTTTAAATATTATTTATCATAAAGGATTTTTAAACATAAATGTTTGGGGAGCAAGTGGAATGGAACAAGATCATTTTTTGGGAAATTTATCAACAGCTTTAAAATATAAAAAAAAATTATCTATCATATTTCATGACAAACATCATTTCTATTTTTTTTCTGATAAAAAAACTTCTTTTTACCATAAAAAAAATAAAAAAGTATCTTTATTTCCATTTCCTAAAGTAGAAGGATTATATACCTATGGACTCAAATATTCTATAAAGAAAGGATTATTAAAAATAGGAAAAAATATAGGCATAAGAAATGAAGCTTACAGTCAGAGAATAGAAATTAATTACAAAAAAGGAGAATTGTTAATATTTATAGAAAGATAAAATTTTATAGTTTTTTGATCATATTTTTTACATGAAAAGCTGATCTTTTCAAAAGATTGTTTTCTTTTTGATTCAATTGTAGTTCTACAATTTTTTCTATTCCATTATTTCCTAAAATAACTGGAACTCCTAAACACATATCTTTCAATCCATATTGTCCTTTTAAAAAAACCGAACACGGAAAAATACGTTTAGAATCTTTTAAAATCGCTTCTACTATTTTTACAACAGATGCACTAGGAGCCATCCAAGCAGATGTGCCTAAAAAATTTACTATTTCTTCTCCTCCTTTTTTTGTTTTTTCAATAATTACATTATTATCTTCTTCTGATAAGAATTCTTTTATGGGAATTCCTGATACAGAAGTATATCTATATAAAGGAACCATTGTGTCCCCATGACCTCCTAATAATAAAGATTGTATATCAATAGGAGAAACATTTAATTTTTTTGATAAAAAAAAACGATATCTAGTAGAATCTAATATTCCGGCCATTCCAATGATACGAGAAGAATCCACTTTAGCCGTTATATAACTTACATACGTCATAACATCTAATGGATTGGATACAATGATCAATTTAGCTTTTGGAGAAAAGAAAATAGATTTTTCAGTTACAGAACGAATGATTTTTGCATTAGTTTTTACAAGATCATCTCTGCTCATTCCAGGTTTTCTCGGAATTCCACAAGTAATAATAATGATTTCCGAATTTTTGGATTTGGAATAATCATTGGAAATTCCAATAATTTCAGTATTTGATTGAATCATAGGAAGCATTTGAGATATGTCTAAACTTTTTCCTTCTGAAAGTTTTTCTATAATATCCAACAAAACAATTTTTTTGACTATATCTTTCTGAGCTAATAAACTAGCACAAGAAGCACCCACATTTCCTGCTCCAATAATAGTTACTTTCATTTTATTTTTATTTTAATAGCTAAATTTGTAATGTAATAAAGATAAACACAATTTCTATTATGAAAGAGGGTTCCGTTAAAAAATTCTATTATAGACATATAGGACCGTCTAGTCACGAAATCCGTAATATGTTAAAAAAATTAAAATATTCTTCTATTAAGGATTTTATAAATAAAACTATTCCAAAAGAAATACGTTTAAAAAAAAAATTAAATCTTCCTAAATCTATTTCTGAATATCAATATTTAAATCACATTTATAGAATAAGCAAAAAAAACAAAATTTATCGTTCTTATATAGGATTGGGATACAAAAATACCATAACTCCAAGTGTTATTCAAAGAAATATTCTGGAAAATCCTAGTTGGTATACTCCTTATACCCCTTATCAATCAGAAATATCTCAAGGACGTTTAGAAGCTTTAATTAATTTTCAAACTATGATTTCAGATATAACCGGAATGAAAATCAGTAATGCTTCTATGTTAGATGAATCCACCGCTGCAGCTGATGCGATGTTCATGATTTATCAAGAAAAAATCAAAAAAAAACAAATAGATAATAATTATCATTTTTTTATTTCTAATGAAATACTTCCACAAACTTTTTCTGTTTTAAAAACAAGATGTTTTGGATTGGGGATACATGTCATATATGACAGTCACAAAAATTTAAAAAAAAAATATGAAAATGAAAAAATATTTGGATTAATAATATCTTATCCTTCTAGCTTAGGAGAAATATACGATTACAGTGACACAATTGAATATGCAAAACGTCATAAAATCTCAGTAATAGTTTCTACAGATCTTTTATCTTTATCTTTGTTAAAACCTCCTGGGGAGTGGGGGGCAGATGTTGTTGTTGGATCCAGTCAATCTTTTGGTATTCCTATGGGATTTGGTGGGCCTCATGCCGCTTTTTTTTCTACTCATGAACGATATAAACGTTTTCTTCCTGGAAGAATTGTTGGAATATCTGTGGATAAAAAAAATAAAAAAGCTTTTCGTATGGCTTTACAAACAAGAGAGCAACATATCAAAAGAGAAAGAGCAACTTCTAATATTTGTACATCACAAGTACTTCCCGCTATAATGTCTTCTATGTATGCTTTATATCATGGAAAAAATGGATTAATAGAGATCGCAAAATGTATTCATGAATATGCTAAAAAATTAGAATTTTTATTAATAAATAATATAAATTATCTTTTTCAAGTAAATGCTTTTTATTTTGATACTCTAAGAATTAAAACAGATTACGTTAGTAAAATAAAAAAAGTGGCAGAACGTAGAAAAACTAATTTTAGGTATATAAATGAAAATTATTTAACGATTACTCTAGATGAAACAACTAGACAAAAAGATATCAATCATATTTTATCTATTTTTTATGAAGCATATAATCAAGATAAAAAAACGTATAAAAAAACATATAATACGAATATTCATGATAAATTTCCTAGTTTTTTAAAAAGAACTTCTAATTTTTTAGAACATGAAGTTTTTCGTAAATTTTATTCAGAAAATGAGCTAATACGTTATATAAAGAGATTGGAAAAAAAAGATATTTCCTTGACTCATTCCATGATTCCACTTGGATCATGCACTATGAAATTAAATGCTTCTGCGGAGTTATTTTCTTTAAGTCAACATGAATGGAAAAATATTCATCCTTTTGTTCCTGATATACAAGCAATGGGATATCATTTTGTCATTAAAAATTTAAAAAAATATTTGAAAGAAATTACTGGATTTTCTGGAATTTCTTTACAACCAAATTCAGGTGCACAAGGTGAATATGCAGGGCTCATGGTTATAAAACATTATCACAATTCATTACAAGAACATCAAAGGAATATAGCATTAATTCCTTATTCTTCTCATGGAACCAATCCTGCTTCAGCAAATATGGCCGGTATGAAAGTCGTATTAATAAAGACAACCAGTGATGGATCAATTAATAAAAACGATTTATTAAAAAAAGTAAAAGAAAATAAAAATTTATTATCTGTATTCATGATCACTTATCCTTCTACTTACGGAGTATATGAAAAAGATATTAAGGAAATTACAGATATAATTCATGAAAATGGAGGACAAGTTTATATGGATGGAGCAAATATGAATGCTCAAGTAGGATTAATTCAACCAGCATATTTAGGTGTAGATATTTGTCATCTTAATCTTCATAAAACTTTTGCCATTCCTCATGGTGGAGGAGGACCTGGAATGGGTCCTATTTGTGTAGCTTCACATTTAAAACCTTTTTTACCAAATCATCCTTTTCAAAAACAAAAAAAGAACGAAAGAGACAAAAATACATTAACTGTTTCCTCTTCTCCATATGGTTCTTCTTTAATTTTAACAATTTCTTATGCTTATATCCGTCTATTGGGACCAAATGGACTTCGAAAATGTACGGAAATATCTGTGTTAAATGCAAATTACATAAAAGAAAGATTGAAAAAGTTTTATAACATATTGTATGTAGGAGAAGACAACACTGTTGCACATGAATTAATTATAGATTGTAGAATTTTTAAATATATGGAAATAGGAGTTATAGACATAGCAAAAAGAATGATGGATTATGGGTATCACGCTCCCACTATCTCTTTTCCTGTAGAAGGATGTATGATGATAGAGCCAACAGAAAGTGAATCTAAAGAAGAATTAGATCGTTTTATTGAAACTCTTATCAGCATAAGAAAAGAAATTAAAGAGATTGAGGATGGCAAATTTTCTAAAATAAATAATGTATTAAAAAATGCTCCACATAGTATAGATATTTTGACTAAAAATGAATGGATATATCCTTATAGTAGAGAAAAAGCAGCTTATCCTTTACCTTGGATTAAGGACAGAAAATTTTGGCCTCCAATAAATCGTGTTGACGATGGATATGGAGATAGAAACTTAATATGTACATGTATGTAAACAAAAAACGAACAATTAAAATGTTTTAAATTTTGAATATGGTGTAACATGAATAGAGTCAAATAAATTTTTTTCATATTTAAGTAATCCTGTAATGGCGATCATAGCTCCATTGTCAGTGGTGTATTCTTTTTTTAGAATAAAAATTTTACATCTTTTGTCCTTTTTTTCAAAAGACATAAATGTTCGTATAATTTCATAGTTTGCAGAAACTCCTCCTGCTAAAGCTATTCTATAAATTCCAGTTTTTAAAATAGCTTTTTGTACTTTTTCTGAAAGTATTTCAGCTGTGGTTTTTTGTATAGAAGCACAAATATCAGATAAATTTTGTTTTATAAAAAACATATTTTTATTTAACCTTTTTTTTAGAAATCGAATGACATCGCTTTTAAATCCACTAAAACTAAAGTCTAGTCCAGTTACTGTAGGTTTTGAAAAAATAAATTTTTTATTATTTCCATTTTTAGAAAAATATTCTATCATGGGTCCACCTGGATAATCCAATCCCAATGCTCTAGCAATTTTATCTAAAACTTCTCCTACAGAATCATCTAAAGTAGATCCTAATATTTTCATTTTAAAAAAATCATCAACTTGTATAATTTGAGTATGACCTCCACTTATAACTAAACTTAAAAATGGAAATTTTGGATAGGAATTATTAATATTAGCATTTTGTATGAAATGAGAAAGAATGTGTGCTTGTATATGATTTACAGTCAATAAAGGAATTTCTAATCCCATAGAAAATGATTTTGCAAAAGAAGCCCCTACTAATAATGGGCCAATTAATCCTGGTCCTAAAGTAAAAGATACAGCATCAATTTGATTGATAGAAACTTTTGATAATAAAATAGCTTGTTTAACGGCTTTTGTAATATTTAAATCATGCTGTCTTGAAGCTAATTCAGGAACAACTCCTCCATATTTTTTATGAATTTTTTGATGAATAATAATATTAGACAAAACATTTCTATTTCGAATAATAGAAACTCCCGTATCATCACATGATGATTCAATCCCAATAATTATAGGTTTTTTTTTCATTAAAAAATAACAATATATTTGAAAATGAATAATGTTTATTTCCATAAATTTCAAAAAACAAAAATATTTATTTTATTTATTTTGTTAGGATTGTTTTTTTTTATTTTTTATCAAAAACAAGAAATAGAAAAAAAAGCTTCCACATTTTTTTTGAAATTTATTTTAAAAAAAGTAAAGAATCATTTGAATGAAAAAATTATTATAAAACATGCTTCTATTGATTTTTTAAAAAAAGAATTTATTTTTTATAATGTACAAATTTTAGATCATCATCATTTTTCTTTTATTCATTTCCCTAAATGTAAAA
This window encodes:
- a CDS encoding thiamine diphosphokinase, with translation MNHRFYGPEVGLFLNGETPPFLEKKFSFYKKIFAVDGAFYYLNRYGISVDYVIGDFDSLSISKKDVPLETLLLKTYDQRYTDFDKALNIIYHKGFLNINVWGASGMEQDHFLGNLSTALKYKKKLSIIFHDKHHFYFFSDKKTSFYHKKNKKVSLFPFPKVEGLYTYGLKYSIKKGLLKIGKNIGIRNEAYSQRIEINYKKGELLIFIER
- the gcvP gene encoding aminomethyl-transferring glycine dehydrogenase, encoding MKEGSVKKFYYRHIGPSSHEIRNMLKKLKYSSIKDFINKTIPKEIRLKKKLNLPKSISEYQYLNHIYRISKKNKIYRSYIGLGYKNTITPSVIQRNILENPSWYTPYTPYQSEISQGRLEALINFQTMISDITGMKISNASMLDESTAAADAMFMIYQEKIKKKQIDNNYHFFISNEILPQTFSVLKTRCFGLGIHVIYDSHKNLKKKYENEKIFGLIISYPSSLGEIYDYSDTIEYAKRHKISVIVSTDLLSLSLLKPPGEWGADVVVGSSQSFGIPMGFGGPHAAFFSTHERYKRFLPGRIVGISVDKKNKKAFRMALQTREQHIKRERATSNICTSQVLPAIMSSMYALYHGKNGLIEIAKCIHEYAKKLEFLLINNINYLFQVNAFYFDTLRIKTDYVSKIKKVAERRKTNFRYINENYLTITLDETTRQKDINHILSIFYEAYNQDKKTYKKTYNTNIHDKFPSFLKRTSNFLEHEVFRKFYSENELIRYIKRLEKKDISLTHSMIPLGSCTMKLNASAELFSLSQHEWKNIHPFVPDIQAMGYHFVIKNLKKYLKEITGFSGISLQPNSGAQGEYAGLMVIKHYHNSLQEHQRNIALIPYSSHGTNPASANMAGMKVVLIKTTSDGSINKNDLLKKVKENKNLLSVFMITYPSTYGVYEKDIKEITDIIHENGGQVYMDGANMNAQVGLIQPAYLGVDICHLNLHKTFAIPHGGGGPGMGPICVASHLKPFLPNHPFQKQKKNERDKNTLTVSSSPYGSSLILTISYAYIRLLGPNGLRKCTEISVLNANYIKERLKKFYNILYVGEDNTVAHELIIDCRIFKYMEIGVIDIAKRMMDYGYHAPTISFPVEGCMMIEPTESESKEELDRFIETLISIRKEIKEIEDGKFSKINNVLKNAPHSIDILTKNEWIYPYSREKAAYPLPWIKDRKFWPPINRVDDGYGDRNLICTCM
- the tsaD gene encoding tRNA (adenosine(37)-N6)-threonylcarbamoyltransferase complex transferase subunit TsaD; the protein is MKKKPIIIGIESSCDDTGVSIIRNRNVLSNIIIHQKIHKKYGGVVPELASRQHDLNITKAVKQAILLSKVSINQIDAVSFTLGPGLIGPLLVGASFAKSFSMGLEIPLLTVNHIQAHILSHFIQNANINNSYPKFPFLSLVISGGHTQIIQVDDFFKMKILGSTLDDSVGEVLDKIARALGLDYPGGPMIEYFSKNGNNKKFIFSKPTVTGLDFSFSGFKSDVIRFLKKRLNKNMFFIKQNLSDICASIQKTTAEILSEKVQKAILKTGIYRIALAGGVSANYEIIRTFMSFEKKDKRCKIFILKKEYTTDNGAMIAITGLLKYEKNLFDSIHVTPYSKFKTF
- the mdh gene encoding malate dehydrogenase is translated as MKVTIIGAGNVGASCASLLAQKDIVKKIVLLDIIEKLSEGKSLDISQMLPMIQSNTEIIGISNDYSKSKNSEIIIITCGIPRKPGMSRDDLVKTNAKIIRSVTEKSIFFSPKAKLIIVSNPLDVMTYVSYITAKVDSSRIIGMAGILDSTRYRFFLSKKLNVSPIDIQSLLLGGHGDTMVPLYRYTSVSGIPIKEFLSEEDNNVIIEKTKKGGEEIVNFLGTSAWMAPSASVVKIVEAILKDSKRIFPCSVFLKGQYGLKDMCLGVPVILGNNGIEKIVELQLNQKENNLLKRSAFHVKNMIKKL
- a CDS encoding peptidylprolyl isomerase, which encodes MKNFIIIIKCFFVAFLYVDFLYSSSLEKLSGISVIIGNDIILDSEIGNLDDKKSLCNPDIINDFLIQRFMLYYAKKDKSIQINDRELELRTQMFISEMKKKYVNREEFLTQLENKNFLKEITEKIINQQYIEKYYNKITKEVETSPEEVKYFLLKKQNKIPYYPKKICISYIIFYPKLSQTNKKKIIGFLNKIKKEIHSDTDFYIKAILYSEDEASALQGGFVKDIKINDLSKKFAHLVLSLKEGEMSEPFETDLGFHLIKMEKKRKNDIDFKHILIKPKYSKYELYKTKSFAEFFRKRIISHKINIDQIPNLLSQNKIVNVIVQNKIWIDENQLSKNMKKAFILLKKGKITYPYKEIINGKEAFVIFKLLDEIPSQPVSFEKNYSILKNFVIDIKKKDKVKNWAKEILKKTYYAKKMNC
- the lptB gene encoding LPS export ABC transporter ATP-binding protein; translation: MTLKVKNIYKKYKNKYVVENVSLQLNKGEIVGLIGPNGAGKTTSFYMIIGLIKPDRGKIFLFNQDITSNPMYQRSKKGIGYLAQEPSIFRKLSVKDNILCILEMQKIPDQKRKKIAEKLIEELGLQKIINHRGDIISGGERRRTEIARCLAINPKFIFLDEPFSGIDPIAIEDLQKIILSLKKRNIGLLITDHNVQEIFSITDRIYLMFNGKIIKYGSTEEIMQDPVVKKIYLGNRIINFNNYNKK